In Conger conger chromosome 12, fConCon1.1, whole genome shotgun sequence, one DNA window encodes the following:
- the LOC133141616 gene encoding up-regulator of cell proliferation-like — protein sequence MTGTSLEELLSDLGLEHHLKNKLTLSQVLEIDGETLSDEIIQSLKSLPWCFLRKLMMVNESFRNMSCTSEQDTEPQNLDSLLTTMKNPQDHSNRVNPLDLITAVFLCSDGFLQQEMALKMSMCQFSVPLLLPTCDTQQCTLMLWAMRDIVKKYKPHSVEDPRGFVEESIVLSDLPMVSFVRLGNCSMSKSHILNQVLSNPQQYQDTFVHKYMECGDTPRRISNGLVEISWYLPSGNKQIDIFSEPVAIANLRGDLRDFETQYAFLCQTSATIFVFCDDFKFEQKLLDSEHFETHWILITNSQSQTFNVDDFRKFVSETKPSDIIIKHLGRNGAEFNKNLRLAIRGILKGNIKMSIERMSALAYELGIHVDEDDNYCKRGKKKADEITGGISDISSFKEKELPLQRTAWKQLAKLEKEQCRMKNAGEKNIEVYKNELADQRQKLREQQKAHSISDSMSHFISAMCNSTEECKYFLKWMRINLDNLSRKSLPPLRAKYKEQCQSSSENKELIAMLDREISSCSLGTEHFLREMGQLYESACSLPEALTPEMKRLPRLCAKLLQEGFPLELVDGDSSNIPLEWMTQVLKELHDLTQDKCKIRVITVLGVQSTGKSILLNTMFGVQFAVSSGRCTRGAFMLLLRVKEDFKVRLGCDYIMIIDTEGLKAPQLAQLDDSYEHDNELATLVVGLSDITVINIAMENSTEMNYILQIVVHAFLRMKEVGRKPCCQFVHQNVPDISAHDSNMRDRKLLLEQLNEMTQAAAKMEKKGNNKTFTDVMEYDPKRNTWYLPGLWHGNPPMAPVSVGYSESVDLFKRSVIEKFMEQKSGNSSAHTIIEFLEWTKSLWQAVKYENFIFSFRNSLVAEAYTQLCTEFNQWDWAFRKNMYSWLMEAETKVSNFGTEAEFKNLDELLIHLTNEALVELTKGETLILANLTEFYKRQEGHVHLVVKYKEDLNITAKTIRRETEKSVKNKLDAAVEIRKGMFRLESIKNNKTATMEKKVQGLIEKCRKSKDLSDEQLEDEFEKMWKETVAELRFPGMEERDIVQNISHQLWVNLEMKGSSVREILSEVGNLSEHGREPFKVKSECLVFNQRIWNFDFGKELKEFQQVVDHIIEQSKQFVDEKVTTRSDYHKTYTIELLCKVDEILDRHMNLGTTAEFQAKLKIHICGHAAREFKRMHLAFIHANDPRHCLEQFKKQYYTDFKDLFNKRDQCQKKANDFTSNCLQPAVKEYITKSLGPDLVDEMLAGQKAIAFSTQTFFQFSVLEQLLKRDKFWDFVGYIENYKTFVHDWILELMVKQFSEGDTLRNIEINRLKVMVSRIKKAIETSQMKAAEQAARRGEEAQNIQQFIQDICSKLAKELVIPKDPLSAVLALNSAKPEDFSRCLMVLVDEMEQAFTATEFQKGGDVRARLTSLPFQPQKELFNRVFGCGKQCPFCSTPCEAGGRSHTEHFASIHRPQGIARWRNLVSCMLLRNICSTDVARERCFILTATEEEQHPYKDYQRIFPDWHIQPDTSIQASDYWKYVFSKYNKQFADEYGAKPADIPPNWRAITPDQAMENLKETFLMKTGD from the coding sequence ATGACAGGAACCagtctggaggagctgctgagTGACCTGGGACTGGAACACCACCTGAAGAACAAGCTGACTCTGAGCCAGGTGCTGGAGATTGATGGAGAGACTTTATCTGATGAAATCATCCAATCTCTGAAATCTCTGCCATGGTGTTTCCTGAGGAAGCTGATGATGGTAAATGAGTCCTTTCGTAACATGAGCTGTACCTCGGAACAGGACACAGAGCCCCAAAACCTGGACAGCTTACTGACCACCATGAAAAATCCACAGGACCACAGCAACAGAGTCAACCCCCTTGACCTCATAACTGCTGTATTTCTGTGCTCAGATGGTTTTCTCCAGCAGGAGATGGCTTTGAAGATGTCCATGTGCCAGTTCTCTGTGCCTCTGCTGCTTCCTACATGTGATACCCAGCAGTGCACTTTAATGCTGTGGGCCATGAGGGATATTGTGAAAAAGTACAAGCCACACTCTGTGGAGGACCCAAGAGGGTTTGTAGAGGAGAGCATTGTTCTCTCTGACCTCCCCATGGTCTCTTTTGTGAGGCTGGGAAACTGCAGCATGTCCAAGTCTCACATTCTGAACCAAGTCCTCAGCAACCCTCAGCAGTACCAGGACACCTTTGTTCACAAATACATGGAGTGCGGTGACACCCCAAGGAGGATTTCCAATGGGCTGGTGGAAATCAGCTGGTATCTGCCCAGTGGGAACAAACAAATTGACATCTTCTCTGAGCCTGTGGCTATAGCTAACCTCCGTGGGGACCTCAGAGACTTTGAAACTCAGTACGCTTTCCTCTGCCAAACCTCTGCTACTATATTTGTGTTTTGCGATGACTTTAAATTTGAACAAAAACTTCTGGACTCTGAGCACTTTGAAACTCATTGGATTTTGATCACCAATTCACAGAGCCAGACCTTCAATGTGGATGACTTCAGGAAATTTGTTTCTGAGACAAAACCCAGTGACATTATTATAAAGCATCTGGGAAGGAATGGTGCGGAATTCAACAAAAACCTGCGTTTGGCGATCCGTGGAATTTTAAAaggaaacattaaaatgagcatTGAAAGGATGTCTGCTCTTGCATATGAGCTTGGGATCCATGTAGATGAAGATGACAACTACTGTAAGAGGGGCAAGAAGAAGGCTGATGAAATCACAGGAGGAATATCTGACATATCGAGCTTCAAGGAGAAAGAGCTGCCATTGCAAAGGACTGCATGGAAACAGCTGGCCAAACTGGAGAAGGAACAGTGCAGGATGAAAAATGCTGGGGAGAAAAACATAGAAGTTTACAAGAATGAGCTTGCAGATCAGAGGCAGAAGCTCAGAGAACAGCAGAAGGCTCACAGCATCTCCGATTCTATGTCCCATTTCATCTCCGCGATGTGCAATTCCACAGAGGAGTGCAAGTATTTCCTCAAGTGGATGAGGATCAATCTGGATAATCTGTCACGCAAAAGCCTTCCACCTCTTCGGGCAAAGTACAAGGAACAGTGTCAGAGTTCCTCAGAAAACAAGGAGCTCATTGCTATGTTGGACAGGGAGATCTCCAGCTGCTCCTTGGGGACGGAGCACTTCCTGAGGGAAATGGGTCAGCTGTACGAGTCGGCCTGCTCACTCCCCGAAGCCCTCACCCCAGAGATGAAGCGCCTACCACGTCTCTGTGCCAAGCTGCTACAGGAGGGCTTTCCTCTGGAGCTGGTGGATGGAGACTCAAGCAATATTCCTCTGGAGTGGATGACACAGGTTCTGAAAGAACTCCATGATCTCACACAGGATAAATGTAAGATCCGGGTGATCACTGTACTGGGGGTACAGAGCACTGGGAAGTCCATCCTCCTGAACACCATGTTCGGGGTCCAGTTTGCTGTCAGTAGTGGCAGGTGCACCAGAGGGGCCTTCATGCTCCTCCTCAGAGTGAAAGAGGATTTTAAAGTGCGGCTTGGGTGTGATTACATCATGATTATTGACACTGAAGGTTTGAAGGCACCACAGTTAGCACAGCTGGATGACAGTTATGAGCATGATAATGAACTGGCCACTCTGGTGGTGGggctgagtgacatcacagtcatcaACATCGCTATGGAGAATTCCACGGAAATGAACTATATCCTGCAGATTGTGGTGCACGCCTTCCTACGTATGAAAGAAGTTGGGAGAAAACCCTGCTGTCAGTTTGTGCACCAGAATGTGCCAGACATCTCTGCCCATGACAGTAACATGAGAGACAGGAAGCTTCTGCTGGAGCAGCTGAATGAGATGACCCAAGCAGCAGCTAAGATGGAAAAGAagggaaacaacaaaacatttactgaTGTCATGGAGTATGATCCAAAGAGAAACACCTGGTACCTCCCTGGGCTCTGGCACGGCAACCCTCCCATGGCCCCTGTCAGTGTTGGCTACAGTGAGTCTGTGGATCTTTTCAAGAGGAGTGTGATTGAGAAGTTTATGGAACAAAAATCTGGAAACAGCTCAGCACACACAATCATTGAGTTCCTTGAATGGACCAAGAGCTTATGGCAAGCAGTGAAGTATGAGAACTTCATCTTCAGTTTCCGCAACAGCCTTGTGGCTGAAGCTTATACTCAGCTTTGCACTGAGTTCAACCAATGGGATTGGGCCTTCAGGAAGAACATGTACTCCTGGTTAATGGAAGCTGAGACAAAGGTGTCAAACTTTGGCACAGAAGCAGAATTTAAGAATTTGGATGAGTTACTGATCCACCTGACAAATGAGGCCTTGGTAGAACTGACTAAAGGGGAAACACTCATTTTGGCCAACCTGACTGAATTCTACAAGAGGCAAGAGGGACATGTTCACTTGGTAGTGAAGTACAAGGAAGACTTGAACATCACAGCCAAAACCatcaggagggagacagagaagtCTGTGAAAAACAAGCTTGATGCAGCGGTGGAGATCAGAAAGGGTATGTTCAGGTTAGAGAGCATCAAGAACAATAAAACGGCCACAATGGAGAAAAAGGTGCAGGGGCTGATTgagaaatgcaggaaaagtaaaGATCTGTCAGATGAACAGCTGGAGGATGAATTTGAGAAGATGTGGAAGGAGACCGTGGCAGAGCTGCGGTTCCCTGGCATGGAAGAACGAGACATTGTGCAAAACATATCCCACCAGCTGTGGGTTAACTTAGAGATGAAAGGCAGCTCAGTACGTGAAATACTGTCAGAAGTGGGCAACTTGTCTGAACATGGAAGAGAGCCATTCAAAGTGAAAAGTGAATGTCTGGTGTTTAATCAAAGGATTTGGAATTTTGACTTTGGAAAGGAGCTGAAGGAGTTCCAGCAGGTAGTTGATCACATCATTGAGCAGAGCAAGCAGTTTGTCGATGAGAAAGTAACAACAAGATCtgattaccataaaacatacacaatagAGTTGCTTTGCAAGGTTGATGAAATCCTGGACAGGCACATGAATCTGGGAACAACTGCTGAATTTCAGGCCAAGCTGAAGATTCACATCTGTGGACATGCAGCACGGGAGTTTAAAAGAATGCATCTGGCTTTCATCCATGCAAATGATCCTCGTCACTGTCTGGAACAGTTCAAGAAACAGTACTACACAGACTTTAAGGACCTGTTCAACAAAAGAGACCAGTGTCAGAAGAAAGCCAATGATTTCACTTCCAACTGTCTTCAACCTGCGGTGAAGGAATACATCACCAAATCTCTGGGCCCTGACCTTGTGGATGAAATGTTGGCAGGACAGAAAGCCATTGCTTTCAGCACTCAAACCTTCTTCCAGTTCTCAGTCCTAGAGCAGCTGCTTAAGCGTGATAAATTTTGGGACTTTGTGGGATACATAGAAAATTACAAGACCTTTGTACATGACTGGATATTGGAGCTGATggtgaagcagttctcagagGGAGATACCCTCAGGAACATTGAGATTAACCGCCTGAAGGTGATGGTTAGCAGAATAAAAAAAGCCATTGAGACCTCACAGATGAAGGCAGCTGAACAGGCAGCAAGAAGGGGTGAGGAGGCCCAGAACATTCAGCAGTTTATTCAGGATATCTGTAGTAAGCTAGCGAAGGAGCTTGTCATCCCCAAAGACCCCCTCAGCGCAGTCCTGGCCTTAAACTCTGCCAAACCTGAAGACTTTTCCCGGTGTCTGATGGTGCTCGTGGATGAAATGGAGCAGGCTTTTACTGCTACCGAGTTTCAGAAAGGTGGTGATGTGAGGGCCAGGCTGACCTCACTGCCCTTTCAGCCACAGAAGGAGCTGTTTAACAGGGTGTTTGGCTGTGGGAAGCAGTGTCCCTTCTGTTCGACCCCCTGTGAAGCTGGTGGCAGGAGCCACACAGAGCACTTTGCTTCCATTCACCGTCCTCAGGGCATTGCACGATGGAGGAATCTTGTATCGTGTATGTTACTGAGAAATATCTGCTCCACCGATGTTGCCAGAGAGAGATGCTTCATCTTGACTGCAACAGAGGAGGAACAGCATCCATACAAGGACTATCAGAGAATTTTCCCTGACTGGCACATCCAGCCTGACACCAGCATCCAGGCCTCAGACTACTGGAAGTACGTCTTCAGCAAGTATAATAAGCAGTTTGCAGATGAATACGGAGCTAAGCCTGCTGACATTCCCCCCAATTGGAGAGCTATAACTCCAGACCAAGCCATGGAAAACCTGAAGGAAACTTTCTTGATGAAAACAGGAGATTGA